Proteins from a single region of Corylus avellana chromosome ca11, CavTom2PMs-1.0:
- the LOC132165107 gene encoding uncharacterized protein LOC132165107 yields the protein MKFGRKGKLSPRFVGPFEILEKIGTVAYRLALPPNFTGIHNVFHIFKLRKYVPDPTHVLESEPLQIQSNMTYKETPTRILDRREQVLRNKTISLVKALWSNHSVEEASWELEESMREKYPYLFE from the coding sequence ATGAAGTTCGGAAGAAAAGGAAAGCTGAGCCCCAGATTTGTGGGTCCCTTTGAGATTCTCGAGAAGATCGGCACAGTGGCATATCGTTTGGCACTACCACCAAACTTTACAGGAATTCACAACGTATTTCATATATTCAAGCTAAGGAAGTACGTGCCGGACCCCACGCATGTATTGGAAAGCGAGCCCCTACAGATTCAATCCAACATGACTTATAAGGAGACACCGACAAGAATACTGGATAGAAGGGAACAAGTCCTCAGGAACAAGACTATCTCTTTAGTGAAGGCCTTATGGAGTAACCACTCTGTGGAAGAAGCTTCATGGGAATTGGAGGAGAGCATGCGGGAGAAGTACCCGTATCTGTTTGAGTGA